TCCAGTTAACGATGAAGAAGGCGATATAAAGATTGGTTTCACTGGGCCCAAGCACCCCGACTATAGCCAGGATGAGGACATAGAATGGAAAAGCCCAGACGATATCGGTGATACGCATCAGCACCGCATCGACAATCCCGCCGAAGTAACCTGCGATCAGACCGATCATCACACCCATGATCATGGGACCGAAGACACAGATCAGCGCCAGACGCAGATCGTATACGGCGCCCGCCAGAATGCGGGTAAAAATATCGCGCCCGAAATTATCGGTGCCGAACCAGTGCAGCGCAGACGGCGGTTGCATCGCGCCCGCAAAATCGAGCGCGAAGGGATCGTAAGGTGACAATATCGGTGTCAGGACAGTAGCGGCCAGTGTGATCAGCAGCATGAGCAGGCCAATTGCACCGGACCAGGTGTGCAGAAGTTTGCCGGGAATGGACATGGTCTACTCCATCCTGACGCGTGGATCGGCCAGCGCGTAGCAGATGTCGGTAATCAGATTTACAATCACAACCATGATTGCGAAGAAGACGGTCAGGCCGCGGATGACGGGCAGATCGCGCGAAACGATGGCATCGATCAACAGGCTTCCAAGACCGGGTACAGAGAAGATCTTCTCGACCACGACGGTGCCGCCGACTATCCAGCTTACCCGCACGCCGATGATGGATATTGTTGAGATAAGGCTGTTTGGCAGCACATGGCGCAGAAAGATTTCCGGACGGCGAAGACCTTTTGCGCGGGCCGTGTCGATATAATCAGCCTTCATCGTGTCTATGAGCGCGGCGCGCAGACTCTGCTGTATGAGGGCTGCGGTTGAAAGACCGACAACCAGAGAGGGCAGGAAAAGCCGGTTTATGTTGATCCAGAAGCCAGTGCCGACACCACCGGTAGCGAACCAGCCCATGCCAAGCGCTAGCCAGATAATCAGCATATAGCAAAGCCAAAACGGCGGGATGGCAATGAGCGCCACAAACACCTGACGGATGACGTTGTCGATGAACCGGCCGCGATAAATGGCGGCGACAATGGCGAACGGGAGGGCGATCAGAAGGGCTATAATGGTTGAATAAGCCACGATTGCTAATGTGAAGGGCAATCGCTCCATCACCAGAGCGATGATTGGCTGCTTGTGGAAGATCGAAACCCCGAAACTCCCCGTCAGGCAATCACGCAGAAAATAGATGTACTGGACCCATAACGGCTTATCGAGTCCCCAGAGTTCACGCATGGCCTGCAATTCTTCAGGGCTGGCGCGGGTTCCCATCGCATGGGACGCCGGATCGCCCGGCACTATCTGAAGAAGCAGAAAACTGATCAGTGTAATCCCCAACAGAACCGGGATCAGCATCAGCAGACGTTTGAGAATGGAAAAAATCATTGCGTTCGCTGGCGTTCGATTTTGGCGTACCGCCCGGACTTCGAAAGTATCTTTCGAAAAGGCGATGGCTCACTTCATTAAGAATGCCGTACCTTGCGGAATTGACCGGCCGCATGGCTCTGGGAAATGCCGTAACCGTGATAGGCGGCGGGATTCGCGCCTGCTATCCTTAATCGACCCGCAGGCGCTGAATCGCGAGGCAATGGCTCACCTCATTTTTCGAGTTTCACATCCTCAAGGCGGAAGTTTGAAGTGGGAAGCACTTCAAAGCCCTTCACGTTGCTGCGCACCGCCCAGGCTGTCGCGGGATGATAGAGGAAAATATACGGTGCGCCGTCATGCAGGATACCGATCATTTCCTTAAACATAGCACCACGCTTTTCCCCATCAGCGGTCTTTCGCTCTTCCGCGTAAAGCTCGTTGAGACGATCATTCTTCCACTGGGTGTGGTAGGCATTCGCGCGTTCCGGATTAACGGCGACAAAACCGATGATCTGATCGGGGTCAATTGTGTCGGAGGTGGTGTAGGACACCGACATATCGTAATTGCCCGCTTTGGTCGTTTCCCACTGGGTACCGCCTTCCAGCATCTGTACCTTGAGCTTGACACCAATTTGTTGCAGCATCGCCTGAAGTGCAATAGCTGCATTGCGGCTGGTTGCGGCGCCTGAGTCGACCACAAGCTGGGCCTCAAAGCCGCCGGCGTAACCCGCATCAGTCAAAAGCGCCTTTGCCTTGGCCAGGTCATAAGGATAAGGCGTTAGATTCGCATCGGCATAGGCCATGACAGGCATGGCTGATGCAGCTGGCTTGCCAGCGCCATAAAGCACGCCCTGTACCAGTGCATTCTTGTCAATCGCATAATTCAGTGCCTGACGCACACGTTCATCATCGAAGGGTTTGCGTGTGGTGTTGAGCTGCACGAAGTCGGCGCGATAAGGGATGGTCTGGCCAACACTGATACCTTCCTTATTGCCAAGCTCCTTTAGTTGATTGACGGGCGGATCGAGCGCCACATCGACTTCGCCCGCCTCAAGCTTGATAGCGCGTACAGATGGTTCGGTGACGACATCGAGACGCGCCTCGTCAACGAAAGGCTTGCCCTGCTGCCAGTAATGCGGATTCTTAGCCAGCTCCACCTTCGAGCCCCGCACCCAGGACTTCAGCATGAAAGGACCTGATCCAACGGGCGCATCAAAGAACGCCGCTCCCTTGGCTTCCACCTGCGCCTTGGGTAGAATCGCAGCGGCAAAAAGCCCCAGATTGTTGAAGGCCGGCGTAAAAGGTTCGGCGAGCTTCATCGTGATTTCATGCGGACTGACGATCTCAAAGCCTGTGATCGGACGATAGAACCGACCCCATCCGGATTCCTTGGAAGCAGCACGTTCAATAGAGAATTTCACGTCTTCGGCCGTCACCGGCGTGCCGTCAGAAAACTTGGCATCCCGCAACTTGAACTTCAGCGTCAGCCCATCCGGAGAAACGGTCCAGCTTTCTGCAAG
The sequence above is drawn from the Brucella anthropi ATCC 49188 genome and encodes:
- a CDS encoding ABC transporter substrate-binding protein; the encoded protein is MLSRLGLKGLFLASVFSLSALTAQADPLRVAIGFDPITLDPIATSDNGSIWTQLLIFDTLVRPDKTGEKLEPGLAESWTVSPDGLTLKFKLRDAKFSDGTPVTAEDVKFSIERAASKESGWGRFYRPITGFEIVSPHEITMKLAEPFTPAFNNLGLFAAAILPKAQVEAKGAAFFDAPVGSGPFMLKSWVRGSKVELAKNPHYWQQGKPFVDEARLDVVTEPSVRAIKLEAGEVDVALDPPVNQLKELGNKEGISVGQTIPYRADFVQLNTTRKPFDDERVRQALNYAIDKNALVQGVLYGAGKPAASAMPVMAYADANLTPYPYDLAKAKALLTDAGYAGGFEAQLVVDSGAATSRNAAIALQAMLQQIGVKLKVQMLEGGTQWETTKAGNYDMSVSYTTSDTIDPDQIIGFVAVNPERANAYHTQWKNDRLNELYAEERKTADGEKRGAMFKEMIGILHDGAPYIFLYHPATAWAVRSNVKGFEVLPTSNFRLEDVKLEK
- a CDS encoding ABC transporter permease, which gives rise to MSIPGKLLHTWSGAIGLLMLLITLAATVLTPILSPYDPFALDFAGAMQPPSALHWFGTDNFGRDIFTRILAGAVYDLRLALICVFGPMIMGVMIGLIAGYFGGIVDAVLMRITDIVWAFPFYVLILAIVGVLGPSETNLYIAFFIVNWIGYARIVRGETLLVSRLEYIDATRVLRFGKLRVMLRHIMPNVVTPAIVYSMSDVVLTVQAVAAMSFFGLGVQPPAPEWGLLIVESIDYMREAPWMTIFPGLAIVWIGIAFSLLGEGLSTTLKPKG
- a CDS encoding ABC transporter permease, with translation MIFSILKRLLMLIPVLLGITLISFLLLQIVPGDPASHAMGTRASPEELQAMRELWGLDKPLWVQYIYFLRDCLTGSFGVSIFHKQPIIALVMERLPFTLAIVAYSTIIALLIALPFAIVAAIYRGRFIDNVIRQVFVALIAIPPFWLCYMLIIWLALGMGWFATGGVGTGFWININRLFLPSLVVGLSTAALIQQSLRAALIDTMKADYIDTARAKGLRRPEIFLRHVLPNSLISTISIIGVRVSWIVGGTVVVEKIFSVPGLGSLLIDAIVSRDLPVIRGLTVFFAIMVVIVNLITDICYALADPRVRME